The following are encoded together in the Nocardioides thalensis genome:
- a CDS encoding BTAD domain-containing putative transcriptional regulator, which yields MGTLSVRVLGELTVDGIDLSQLDRKARTLLQLLALARGRPVPGATLADALWGDRPPARPGDQLAVLASRLRRVLGRDRVEHSDGGYRLHADWLDLVELQAVVAEAERREAAGEAGGAVAAARIGLALLRGALPDVSPGSTWVSAERAAAERLVVRARRVAATALLGAGQWQDALEIAAADSGADPYDEHAVRTVMRAHVAAGRPARALATYAALREVLAEELGTDPAPETEELHTSILRGDAPAAPAAALGPSLVGRTSQAAHLDALALRVAAESVPRAALVNGEAGIGKTTLLTAWAAARRALGDRVLVGTCGALDRAAPLDVVLSTIGDHLRGRPEADAVLGDDRELLAPLLGLTADDGPQPRATDPSLGPSLLYAAVANVLARIGAGDRVVLVVDDAHLAGQPLADWLAFVLRRPLPLLVVLGARPHEGPSLPVTDEVALGPLDLAQVAEVVGTDRAADLFRRSGGHPLFLAELAAAPGDALPRSLVAAVTDRCDQLGAAGELVRAAAVLGGHLDVELLAVVLGRRALEVLADVEEAVRQGLLVEDAGHHRFRHELVREALVSGTTAGRAALLHRAAGQALAQRPDADPVVVADHARRGDDPALAAAALRRAAARAAERFDHATAEDLLDQSLSLQADDRTRVARARVRTRRRRYAEAEDDALAAATAGAERWETAAWAAYFDRRFDDALRYAEDGMLAADPDDPTRVRCLVASGRILHARGDLAAAATRIEEALTSLRGEDRVAAAAWLGVINAHRGDVDEALRLLRPATRPGLGVDHTSVTLHAQLFTGHALAVAGRPADALTCFERYTSEVERRDVPRFAGRGLNFGGWVLRNVGATGAGREAHQQAAEMGGEAILELRVAACEDLADAQLREDDPDAAAVLLDSVRPLIAGDLVFGWRLRMKLQLLDARVRLAVGDPEGALRVADELAGTARQAGVRRYASCGRLVHLWSAAASGERVDPEDAWRALAAVEQAVGVESWWWAGATGAALGMDRCLGRAEELADGLARRSGPHAEALRHEADRQLTGWRAVLR from the coding sequence GTGGGCACGCTCTCCGTGCGTGTGCTCGGGGAACTCACCGTCGACGGGATCGACCTCAGCCAGCTGGACCGGAAGGCGCGGACCCTCCTCCAGCTGCTCGCCCTCGCCCGCGGCCGGCCCGTGCCGGGCGCGACGCTCGCCGACGCCCTGTGGGGCGACCGGCCTCCGGCCCGCCCGGGCGACCAGCTCGCGGTGCTCGCCAGCCGGCTCCGGCGGGTGCTGGGCCGCGACCGGGTGGAGCACTCCGACGGGGGCTACCGGCTGCACGCGGACTGGCTCGACCTGGTAGAGCTCCAGGCGGTGGTCGCGGAGGCGGAGCGCCGGGAGGCCGCGGGCGAGGCGGGCGGCGCCGTCGCCGCCGCGCGGATCGGTCTCGCGCTGCTGCGCGGCGCCCTTCCGGACGTGTCCCCCGGGTCGACCTGGGTTTCGGCCGAGCGGGCCGCGGCCGAGCGGCTGGTCGTCCGCGCCCGTCGCGTCGCCGCGACGGCCCTGCTGGGAGCCGGGCAGTGGCAGGACGCCCTGGAGATCGCCGCCGCGGACAGCGGGGCCGACCCGTACGACGAGCACGCCGTCCGCACCGTGATGCGGGCCCATGTCGCCGCCGGCCGCCCGGCTCGCGCGCTCGCGACGTACGCCGCCCTGCGCGAGGTGCTGGCCGAGGAGCTCGGCACGGACCCGGCTCCGGAGACGGAGGAGCTGCACACGTCGATCCTGCGCGGCGACGCGCCTGCGGCGCCGGCCGCGGCGCTGGGTCCCTCGCTCGTCGGCCGCACCAGCCAGGCGGCCCACCTCGACGCGCTCGCGCTGCGCGTCGCCGCCGAGTCGGTGCCGAGGGCGGCGCTGGTCAACGGGGAGGCCGGCATCGGGAAGACGACGCTGCTGACCGCGTGGGCGGCCGCCCGCCGCGCGCTCGGCGACCGCGTGCTCGTCGGGACGTGCGGCGCGCTCGACCGGGCGGCGCCCCTCGACGTGGTGCTCTCGACCATCGGCGACCACCTGCGCGGCCGGCCGGAGGCCGACGCGGTGCTCGGCGACGACCGCGAGCTGCTGGCGCCGCTGCTCGGCCTGACCGCCGACGACGGCCCGCAGCCGCGGGCGACCGACCCGTCGCTGGGGCCGAGCCTGCTGTACGCCGCCGTCGCCAACGTGCTGGCGCGGATCGGAGCCGGTGACCGCGTGGTGCTCGTCGTCGACGACGCCCACCTCGCGGGCCAGCCGCTCGCCGACTGGCTGGCGTTCGTGCTCCGCCGGCCACTCCCCCTGCTCGTCGTCCTCGGCGCGCGCCCCCACGAGGGCCCCTCGCTGCCGGTAACGGACGAGGTCGCCCTCGGCCCGCTCGACCTCGCGCAGGTCGCCGAGGTCGTGGGCACCGACCGCGCGGCGGACCTGTTCCGACGGTCCGGCGGCCACCCGCTCTTCCTCGCCGAGCTCGCCGCGGCTCCGGGCGACGCCCTGCCCCGGTCGCTGGTAGCGGCCGTCACCGACCGCTGTGACCAGCTGGGTGCGGCCGGCGAGCTGGTGCGCGCGGCCGCGGTGCTGGGCGGCCACCTGGACGTCGAGCTGCTCGCCGTCGTGCTCGGCCGGCGCGCCCTCGAGGTGCTGGCGGACGTCGAGGAGGCAGTGCGGCAGGGACTCCTGGTGGAGGACGCGGGTCACCACCGCTTCCGCCACGAGCTGGTGCGGGAGGCCCTGGTCTCGGGCACGACAGCCGGCCGTGCCGCGCTCCTCCACCGCGCGGCCGGACAGGCGCTCGCGCAGCGGCCTGACGCGGACCCGGTCGTGGTCGCCGACCACGCGCGCCGGGGCGACGACCCGGCGCTCGCCGCTGCCGCCCTCCGGCGCGCGGCCGCCCGCGCCGCCGAGCGGTTCGACCACGCCACCGCCGAGGACCTGCTCGACCAGTCCCTGTCCCTCCAGGCCGACGACCGCACCCGGGTGGCGCGGGCACGGGTGCGTACCCGGCGCCGCCGCTACGCCGAGGCCGAGGACGACGCGCTCGCGGCCGCGACGGCGGGCGCGGAGCGGTGGGAGACGGCCGCATGGGCGGCGTACTTCGACCGGCGCTTCGACGACGCCCTCCGCTATGCCGAGGACGGGATGCTCGCAGCGGACCCCGACGACCCGACCCGGGTGCGCTGCCTGGTCGCGTCCGGACGGATCCTCCACGCGCGCGGTGATCTCGCGGCGGCCGCCACCCGGATCGAGGAGGCGCTCACGTCCCTGCGCGGGGAGGACCGGGTCGCCGCCGCCGCGTGGCTCGGCGTCATCAACGCCCACCGGGGCGATGTCGACGAGGCGCTGCGCCTGCTGCGCCCGGCAACGCGTCCCGGGCTCGGCGTCGACCACACGTCGGTGACCCTGCACGCCCAGCTCTTCACCGGCCACGCCCTGGCCGTGGCGGGCCGGCCGGCCGACGCCCTCACCTGCTTCGAGCGGTACACGAGCGAGGTGGAGCGACGGGACGTGCCCCGGTTCGCGGGGCGCGGGCTCAACTTCGGTGGCTGGGTGCTGCGCAACGTCGGGGCGACCGGCGCGGGCCGCGAGGCGCACCAGCAGGCGGCGGAGATGGGCGGCGAGGCGATCCTCGAGCTGCGCGTCGCGGCGTGCGAGGACCTCGCCGACGCGCAGCTCCGCGAGGACGATCCGGACGCGGCCGCCGTGCTGCTCGACTCGGTCCGGCCGCTGATCGCGGGCGACCTGGTGTTCGGGTGGCGGCTGCGGATGAAGCTCCAGCTGCTCGACGCGCGGGTGCGGCTCGCCGTCGGCGACCCCGAGGGCGCCCTGCGCGTGGCCGACGAGCTGGCCGGGACGGCGCGACAGGCGGGCGTACGGCGCTACGCGTCCTGCGGCCGGCTGGTGCACCTCTGGTCGGCGGCCGCCAGCGGCGAGCGGGTCGACCCCGAGGACGCGTGGCGCGCCCTCGCGGCGGTCGAGCAGGCCGTCGGTGTCGAGTCCTGGTGGTGGGCGGGCGCGACGGGCGCCGCGCTCGGGATGGACCGGTGCCTCGGACGGGCCGAGGAGCTCGCCGACGGCCTCGCGCGGCGCAGCGGGCCGCACGCCGAGGCGCTGCGGCACGAGGCCGACCGGCAGCTGACCGGGTGGCGGGCGGTCCTCAGATGA
- a CDS encoding succinic semialdehyde dehydrogenase, translating into MSASVPGPGGSLVGGPSDPEHDPRASYALEPAYVARLTDRVLATSGTTVPLSSPLDGAPLANIPQSSAADVDEAYRRARAAQKQWARTSLEERSAILLRLHDIVLDRQDEIMDLIQLESGKARKHAFDEPLHIALTARYYARTAHRHLDTERKSGVIPVLTRVEQNRIPKGVVGIISPWNYPFTMALCDGLPALLAGNAVVTKPDAQTMLSALLGAELLEEAGFPRDLWVVVAGPGRELGTPMIERSDYICFTGSTATGKIIAKQCAERLIGCSLELGGKNPILVLRDADIERAAEGAVRATFSNAGQLCVSTERMFVADQIYDRFVERFVARTKAMTLGTAMEWDVDMGSLISQDQLDTVTAHVEDAVAKGATVLAGGRARPDLGPYFYEPTILEGVTPEMTCFGNETFGPVISIYRFHDESDAIERANEGEYGLNAAIYTRDGARGRAIARQIKCGTVNVNEAFGATFASIDSPMGGMRESGMGRRQGSEGIHRYTESQAVATQRLLRFAPQYGLSDRGYAKVMTASLRVLNKLGRA; encoded by the coding sequence ATGAGCGCTTCAGTTCCCGGTCCGGGTGGTTCCCTCGTCGGCGGTCCCAGCGACCCCGAGCACGACCCCCGCGCGTCGTACGCCCTCGAGCCGGCCTACGTGGCCCGGCTCACCGACCGGGTGCTGGCGACGTCCGGCACCACGGTGCCGCTCAGCTCGCCGCTCGACGGAGCGCCGCTGGCCAACATCCCGCAGTCGAGCGCCGCCGACGTCGACGAGGCCTACCGCCGCGCCCGCGCCGCGCAGAAGCAGTGGGCGCGCACCTCGCTGGAGGAGCGCTCGGCGATCCTGCTCCGCCTCCACGACATCGTGCTCGACCGCCAGGACGAGATCATGGACCTGATCCAGCTCGAGTCCGGCAAGGCGCGCAAGCACGCCTTCGACGAGCCGCTCCACATCGCGCTCACGGCCCGCTACTACGCCCGCACGGCGCACCGCCACCTCGACACCGAGCGGAAGTCGGGTGTGATCCCGGTGCTCACCCGGGTCGAGCAGAACCGCATCCCCAAGGGCGTCGTCGGCATCATCTCGCCCTGGAACTACCCGTTCACCATGGCGCTGTGCGACGGCCTCCCGGCCCTGCTCGCCGGCAACGCCGTGGTGACGAAGCCCGACGCGCAGACGATGCTCTCCGCCCTGCTCGGCGCCGAGCTGCTCGAGGAGGCCGGCTTCCCGCGCGACCTGTGGGTCGTCGTCGCCGGCCCCGGCCGTGAGCTCGGGACGCCGATGATCGAGCGCTCCGACTACATCTGCTTCACCGGCTCCACCGCGACCGGCAAGATCATCGCCAAGCAGTGCGCGGAGCGCCTCATCGGCTGCTCCCTGGAGCTCGGCGGCAAGAACCCGATCCTGGTTCTCCGCGACGCCGACATCGAGCGGGCGGCCGAGGGCGCGGTGCGCGCGACGTTCTCCAATGCCGGCCAGCTCTGCGTCTCGACCGAGCGGATGTTCGTCGCCGACCAGATCTACGACCGGTTCGTCGAGCGCTTCGTCGCCCGCACCAAGGCGATGACGCTCGGCACCGCCATGGAGTGGGACGTCGACATGGGCTCGCTCATCTCCCAGGACCAGCTCGACACGGTCACCGCCCACGTCGAGGACGCCGTCGCCAAGGGCGCGACGGTGCTCGCCGGTGGCCGGGCGCGTCCGGATCTCGGTCCCTACTTCTACGAGCCGACGATCCTCGAGGGCGTCACGCCCGAGATGACCTGCTTCGGCAACGAGACGTTCGGCCCGGTCATCTCGATCTACCGCTTCCACGACGAGTCCGACGCGATCGAGCGCGCCAACGAGGGCGAGTACGGCCTCAACGCGGCGATCTACACCCGCGACGGTGCGCGCGGACGCGCGATCGCCCGCCAGATCAAGTGCGGCACGGTCAACGTCAACGAGGCGTTCGGTGCGACATTCGCGAGCATCGACTCCCCGATGGGCGGCATGCGCGAGTCCGGCATGGGCCGCCGCCAGGGCAGCGAGGGCATCCACCGCTACACCGAGTCGCAGGCCGTCGCCACCCAGCGGCTGCTGCGGTTCGCCCCGCAGTACGGCCTGAGCGACCGCGGCTACGCGAAGGTGATGACCGCCAGCCTGCGGGTGCTCAACAAGCTGGGCCGCGCATGA
- a CDS encoding cupin domain-containing protein, translating to MTQTPPMTQATEHKSFATPEETRSFERGKVELVTVGGAEIGRLTLQPGWRWSDHVKPIAGTDLCEAPHFQYHVSGRLGVRMADGTELELGPGDVSSLPEGHDGWVIGDEPVVIVDWYGASNYAKR from the coding sequence ATGACGCAGACGCCGCCGATGACCCAGGCCACCGAGCACAAGAGCTTCGCCACACCCGAGGAGACCCGCTCGTTCGAGCGCGGCAAGGTCGAGCTGGTGACCGTCGGCGGCGCCGAGATCGGCCGGCTCACGCTCCAGCCGGGCTGGCGCTGGTCCGACCACGTCAAGCCGATCGCGGGCACCGACCTGTGCGAGGCGCCCCACTTCCAGTACCACGTGAGCGGCCGTCTCGGCGTACGGATGGCCGACGGCACCGAGCTCGAGCTCGGCCCCGGCGACGTGTCGTCGCTGCCCGAGGGCCACGACGGCTGGGTGATCGGCGACGAGCCCGTGGTGATCGTCGACTGGTACGGCGCCTCCAACTACGCCAAGCGGTGA